Proteins from one Xenopus tropicalis strain Nigerian chromosome 1, UCB_Xtro_10.0, whole genome shotgun sequence genomic window:
- the LOC100488328 gene encoding UDP-glucuronosyltransferase 3A1-like — MQESPYRVVTWNLDENYLKEFSDFFRESSKNIFTGRNELHSFFTFVGQMSRQCKMIFNQTSILNLLKEEKYDIAVIDSFNPCSFLVSEKLGFPIIATHPLALRSSWHTGISSLLSYMPVAHSQLTDHMDFFKRVKNVFAYIGSVVVESKIHSLFDDVIEEHFPAGSRPTFVELYKKTSLWMYNTDFTIEFPHPLLPHVLYIGGLLTKPAQPVSQELEHFISQSGEHGFIIVAFGSMMASSPYTEFVKEMNDGFAKIPQKVIWRYRISEWPKELQLAPNVKIMDWIPQNDLLGHPKARLLVTHGGINSVQEAIYHGVPMVAIPLFGDQFDNAVRIKAKHLGTFIPKDQLKAEKFADAIRHVIEDKSYKKSIERLNVIQRSQPFPKEQQIVRWVEHIVTVGGANHLIPYSYQQPLYQQYLLDVILFVCVCFIGACYLTVKVLRLFIQRLCSVRKVKQS; from the exons ATGCAGGAGAGCCCTTACCGAGTGGTCACCTGGAACCTGGATGAGAATTATCTAAAAGAATTCAGTGACTTCTTCAGAGAATCTAGCAAAAATATCTTTACAGGCAG AAATGAACTTCATTCTTTTTTTACTTTCGTGGGCCAAATGTCACGCCAGTGCAAGATGATATTTAACCAGACGTCCATCTTGAACTTATTAAAGGAGGAGAAGTATGACATTGCGGTGATAGATTCTTTCAATCCCTGCTCCTTTCTGGTATCTGAGAAGTTAGGTTTCCCCATCATTGCTACTCACCCATTAGCACTTAGGAGTTCCTGGCATACAGGTATTTCCAGCCTGCTGTCCTATATGCCAGTGGCTCACTCCCAACTGACCGACCACATGGACTTCTTTAAACGGGTGAAGAATGTTTTTGCATACATTGGCTCAGTTGTCGTGGAGAGCAAAATTCACTCATTATTTGATGATGTTATTGAGGAACATTTCCCAGCAGGTTCTAGACCAACCTTTGTGGAACTCTACAAGAAAACATCTCTCTGGATGTATAATACAGACTTTACCATTGAGTTTCCCCAcccccttcttccacatgttcTGTATATTGGAGGTCTATTGACAAAACCAGCACAGCCTGTCTCACAG GAATTGGAACATTTTATCTCTCAGTCAGGGGAGCACGGGTTTATCATTGTGGCATTTGGCTCCATGATGGCGTCCTCTCCTTACACTGAGTTTGTGAAGGAAATGAACGACGGTTTTGCAAAAATCCCGCAAAAAGTCATCTGGAGATACCGAATATCAGAGTGGCCGAAAGAACTACAGTTGGCCCCAAATGTGAAAATAATGGATTGGATTCCTCAGAATGATCTCCTGG GACACCCCAAGGCTCGTCTTCTGGTCACTCACGGAGGGATAAACAGCGTGCAGGAAGCTATCTATCACGGGGTACCTATGGTGGCAATACCACTCTTTGGAGATCAGTTTGACAATGCAGTACGGATAAAGGCAAAACATCTGGGAACATTTATTCCAAAAGATCAACTCAaggctgaaaaatttgcagacGCTATTAGGCATGTAATAGAAGATAAAAG CTACAAGAAATCTATAGAGCGCTTAAACGTGATACAGAGGTCACAGCCTTTTCCCAAGGAGCAGCAAATAGTGCGATGGGTGGAGCATATTGTAACAGTGGGAGGAGCCAATCACCTTATTCCATACTCCTACCAGCAACCCCTCTATCAGCAGTATCTTCTGGACGtcattttatttgtgtgtgtgtgtttcattggGGCCTGTTACCTTACTGTGAAGGTACTGAGGCTATTCATCCAAAGGCTTTGTTCTGTCAGAAAGGTAAAACAAAGTTGA
- the ugt3a2 gene encoding UDP glycosyltransferase 3 family, polypeptide A2 isoform X1 gives MAAGRKSLILCLLVQHFVLLQGAKILTVCLAGGSHYLWMDEISRILHNNGHEVTMFRQTADNFLPGYRTPDSPYRVVIWSMDETSQKEFIAFFKENMKLSFMGGHDLSLLDLMAHLSSQCKMIFNQTSIINLLKEEKYDIAVIDSFNPCSFLVSEKLGIPFIATHPFALKNAWHSGIPNQLSYVPVFQTQLTDHMDFFERVKNVLMYIGSRVEESKIHSLFDDVIEEHFPAGSRPTFVELYKKTALWMYNTDFTFEFSHPFFPNVLYIGGLLAKPANPVSQELEDFISQSGEHGFIIVAFGSMVSSSPFTEFVKEMNDGFAKIPQKVIWRYRISEWPKEVQLAPNVKIMDWISQNDLLGHPKARLLVTHGGINSVQEAIYHGVPMVAIPLFGDQFDNAVRIKAKHLGTFILPGQLKAEDFANAIRHVIEDESYKNSAMHFSLIQRSQPFPKEQQIVRWVEHIVTVGGANHLIPYSYQQPLYQQYLLDVILFVCVCFIGACYLTVKVLRLFIQRLCSVGKLKQN, from the exons ATGGCTGCAGGAAGGAAGAGCCTTATCCTCTGCTTGTTGGTGCAACACTTTGTCCTGCTGCAAGGAGCCAAGATCCTGACAGTATGCCTTGCAG GTGGAAGCCATTATCTGTGGATGGATgaaatctcccgtattcttcacaACAACGGCCATGAAGTAACAATGTTCCGGCAGACTGCAGATAATTTCCTACCAG GTTACCGGACGCCTGATAGCCCTTACAGAGTGGTCATCTGGTCTATGGATGAGACTTCTCAGAAagaatttattgcattttttaaagagaACATGAAACTATCCTTTATGGGCGG ACATGACCTTTCTCTTCTGGATTTAATGGCCCACTTATCAAGCCAGTGCAAGATGATATTTAACCAGACGTCCATCATAAACTTATTAAAGGAGGAGAAGTATGATATTGCGGTGATAGATTCTTTCAATCCCTGCTCCTTTCTGGTGTCTGAGAAGTTAGGAATCCCCTTCATTGCTACTCACCCCTTTGCACTAAAAAATGCTTGGCATTCAGGAATACCGAACCAGCTGTCCTATGTGCCAGTGTTCCAAACCCAACTAACCGACCACATGGACTTCTTTGAACGGGTGAAGAATGTTCTTATGTACATTGGATCACGTGTAGAGGAGAGTAAAATTCACTCATTATTTGATGATGTTATTGAGGAACATTTCCCAGCAGGTTCTAGACCAACCTTTGTGGAACTCTACAAGAAAACTGCACTCTGGATGTATAATACAGACTTTACTTTTGAATTTTCTCATCCTTTTTTCCCAAATGTTCTGTACATTGGAGGCTTATTGGCAAAACCAGCAAATCCTGTCTCACAG GAATTGGAAGATTTTATCTCCCAGTCAGGAGAGCACGGGTTTATCATTGTGGCATTTGGCtcgatggtatcttccagtcctTTCACTGAGTTTGTGAAGGAAATGAACGACGGTTTCGCAAAAATCCCACAAAAAGTCATCTGGAGATACCGAATATCAGAGTGGCCGAAAGAAGTGCAGTTGGCCCCAAATGTGAAAATAATGGATTGGATTTCTCAGAATGATCTCCTGG GACACCCCAAGGCTCGTCTTCTGGTCACTCACGGAGGGATAAACAGCGTGCAGGAAGCTATCTATCACGGGGTACCTATGGTGGCAATACCACTCTTTGGAGATCAGTTTGACAATGCAGTACGgataaaagcaaaacatttggGAACATTTATTCTGCCAGGTCAACTCAAGGCTGAAGATTTTGCAAATGCTATTAGGCATGTAATAGAAGATGAAAG CTACAAGAACTCAGCAATGCACTTCAGCCTGATACAGAGGTCACAGCCGTTTCCCAAGGAGCAGCAAATAGTGCGATGGGTGGAGCACATTGTAACAGTGGGAGGAGCCAATCACCTTATTCCATACTCCTACCAGCAACCCCTGTATCAGCAGTATCTTCTGGACGtcattttatttgtgtgtgtgtgtttcattggGGCCTGTTACCTTACTGTGAAGGTACTGAGGCTATTCATCCAAAGGCTTTGTTCTGTTGGAAAGCTAAAACAAAACTGA
- the ugt3a2 gene encoding UDP glycosyltransferase 3 family, polypeptide A2 precursor (The RefSeq protein has 1 substitution compared to this genomic sequence) produces MAAGRKSLILCLLVQHFVLLQGAKILTVCLAGGSHYLWMDKISRILHNNGHEVTMFRQTADNFLPGYRTPDSPYRVVIWSMDETSQKEFIAFFKENMKLSFMGGHDLSLLDLMAHLSSQCKMIFNQTSIINLLKEEKYDIAVIDSFNPCSFLVSEKLGIPFIATHPFALKNAWHSGIPNQLSYVPVFQTQLTDHMDFFERVKNVLMYIGSRVEESKIHSLFDDVIEEHFPAGSRPTFVELYKKTALWMYNTDFTFEFSHPFFPNVLYIGGLLAKPANPVSQELEDFISQSGEHGFIIVAFGSMVSSSPFTEFVKEMNDGFAKIPQKVIWRYRISEWPKEVQLAPNVKIMDWISQNDLLGHPKARLLVTHGGINSVQEAIYHGVPMVAIPLFGDQFDNAVRIKAKHLGTFILPGQLKAEDFANAIRHVIEDESYKNSAMHFSLIQRSQPFPKEQQIVRWVEHIVTVGGANHLIPYSYQQPLYQQYLLDVILFVCVCFIGACYLTVKVLRLFIQRLCSVGKLKQN; encoded by the exons ATGGCTGCAGGAAGGAAGAGCCTTATCCTCTGCTTGTTGGTGCAACACTTTGTCCTGCTGCAAGGAGCCAAGATCCTGACAGTATGCCTTGCAG GTGGAAGCCATTATCTGTGGATGGATgaaatctcccgtattcttcacaACAACGGCCATGAAGTAACAATGTTCCGGCAGACTGCAGATAATTTCCTACCAG GTTACCGGACGCCTGATAGCCCTTACAGAGTGGTCATCTGGTCTATGGATGAGACTTCTCAGAAagaatttattgcattttttaaagagaACATGAAACTATCCTTTATGGGCGG ACATGACCTTTCTCTTCTGGATTTAATGGCCCACTTATCAAGCCAGTGCAAGATGATATTTAACCAGACGTCCATCATAAACTTATTAAAGGAGGAGAAGTATGATATTGCGGTGATAGATTCTTTCAATCCCTGCTCCTTTCTGGTGTCTGAGAAGTTAGGAATCCCCTTCATTGCTACTCACCCCTTTGCACTAAAAAATGCTTGGCATTCAGGAATACCGAACCAGCTGTCCTATGTGCCAGTGTTCCAAACCCAACTAACCGACCACATGGACTTCTTTGAACGGGTGAAGAATGTTCTTATGTACATTGGATCACGTGTAGAGGAGAGTAAAATTCACTCATTATTTGATGATGTTATTGAGGAACATTTCCCAGCAGGTTCTAGACCAACCTTTGTGGAACTCTACAAGAAAACTGCACTCTGGATGTATAATACAGACTTTACTTTTGAATTTTCTCATCCTTTTTTCCCAAATGTTCTGTACATTGGAGGCTTATTGGCAAAACCAGCAAATCCTGTCTCACAG GAATTGGAAGATTTTATCTCCCAGTCAGGAGAGCACGGGTTTATCATTGTGGCATTTGGCtcgatggtatcttccagtcctTTCACTGAGTTTGTGAAGGAAATGAACGACGGTTTCGCAAAAATCCCACAAAAAGTCATCTGGAGATACCGAATATCAGAGTGGCCGAAAGAAGTGCAGTTGGCCCCAAATGTGAAAATAATGGATTGGATTTCTCAGAATGATCTCCTGG GACACCCCAAGGCTCGTCTTCTGGTCACTCACGGAGGGATAAACAGCGTGCAGGAAGCTATCTATCACGGGGTACCTATGGTGGCAATACCACTCTTTGGAGATCAGTTTGACAATGCAGTACGgataaaagcaaaacatttggGAACATTTATTCTGCCAGGTCAACTCAAGGCTGAAGATTTTGCAAATGCTATTAGGCATGTAATAGAAGATGAAAG CTACAAGAACTCAGCAATGCACTTCAGCCTGATACAGAGGTCACAGCCGTTTCCCAAGGAGCAGCAAATAGTGCGATGGGTGGAGCACATTGTAACAGTGGGAGGAGCCAATCACCTTATTCCATACTCCTACCAGCAACCCCTGTATCAGCAGTATCTTCTGGACGtcattttatttgtgtgtgtgtgtttcattggGGCCTGTTACCTTACTGTGAAGGTACTGAGGCTATTCATCCAAAGGCTTTGTTCTGTTGGAAAGCTAAAACAAAACTGA